Proteins from one Triticum aestivum cultivar Chinese Spring chromosome 7A, IWGSC CS RefSeq v2.1, whole genome shotgun sequence genomic window:
- the LOC123154760 gene encoding classical arabinogalactan protein 4 isoform X2 — protein MEGLVPVSFHSSRARAAAASATAYPRPSAPPPTLRRRRPLLRPPPRRTLLCPASSASLEQPFPIPAASSLPEAAPAQQHRPRTYAGAASHVRCHTGPPLPRLKHFSGSAAPIPAGPSDPAAAAPAQQRRPRSYAGR, from the exons ATGGAGGGCCTCGTCCCCGTCTCTTTCCACTCGTCCAGAGCGCGGGCAGCCGCCGCAAGCGCCACCGCTTACCCTCGGCCGTCGGCGCCGCCGCCTACCCTCCGTCGTCGGCGTCCCCTCTTGCGTCCGCCGCCACGCCGGACCCTCCTCTGCCCCGCCTCGAGCGCCTCCCTCGAGCAGCCGTTCCCCATCCCAGCAGCGTCGTCGCTCCCCGAAGCCGCTCCAGCCCAACAACACCGCCCCCGCACCTACGCCGGTGCTGCCTCCCACGTCCGCTGCCACACCGGACCCCCTCTACCCCGCCTCAAGCACTTCTCTGGATCAGCCGCCCCCATTCCAGCAGGGCCGTCGGACCCGGCAGCCGCCGCTCCTGCACAGCAACGCCGCCCCAGGAGCTACGCCGGCAG GTAA
- the LOC123154760 gene encoding classical arabinogalactan protein 4 isoform X1 → MEGLVPVSFHSSRARAAAASATAYPRPSAPPPTLRRRRPLLRPPPRRTLLCPASSASLEQPFPIPAASSLPEAAPAQQHRPRTYAGAASHVRCHTGPPLPRLKHFSGSAAPIPAGPSDPAAAAPAQQRRPRSYAGRLQVKSGDLCNDDKRVCEALHIKYFLEEHCIAKFAFKIVNSA, encoded by the exons ATGGAGGGCCTCGTCCCCGTCTCTTTCCACTCGTCCAGAGCGCGGGCAGCCGCCGCAAGCGCCACCGCTTACCCTCGGCCGTCGGCGCCGCCGCCTACCCTCCGTCGTCGGCGTCCCCTCTTGCGTCCGCCGCCACGCCGGACCCTCCTCTGCCCCGCCTCGAGCGCCTCCCTCGAGCAGCCGTTCCCCATCCCAGCAGCGTCGTCGCTCCCCGAAGCCGCTCCAGCCCAACAACACCGCCCCCGCACCTACGCCGGTGCTGCCTCCCACGTCCGCTGCCACACCGGACCCCCTCTACCCCGCCTCAAGCACTTCTCTGGATCAGCCGCCCCCATTCCAGCAGGGCCGTCGGACCCGGCAGCCGCCGCTCCTGCACAGCAACGCCGCCCCAGGAGCTACGCCGGCAG ATTGCAGGTAAAATCTGGCGATCTATGTAACGACGACAAGAGAGTTTGTGAAGCATTGCATATAAAGTATTTTCTTGAAGAACATTGCATAGCAAAGTTTGCCTTCAAGATTGTTAATTCAGCATGA